In one Methanobrevibacter arboriphilus genomic region, the following are encoded:
- a CDS encoding fumarate hydratase, which translates to MITEKKVEDTICQLYKKAAISLPEDVKISLESALKVENDELPQLNIEAILKNIEVAEKKAIPMCQDTGLPIIFVKIGKVEFEDNNIYETIYNGIIKGVQKATKKTPLRPNIVDPITRENSGNNSGTMIPQIDIELINENYIEFTILPKGFGSENNNALKMALPGEGIEGVKNFVVETVLKAGGKPCPPIVVGVGIGGTSDLALKTAKKALLEKLGDKNPDPLLNKLEDSILKEINNSGIGPMGLGGKTTALGVKVKKVSTHTAGLPIGVCIQCWAHRHATARLK; encoded by the coding sequence GAAAAAAAAGTTGAAGATACAATTTGTCAACTTTACAAAAAAGCAGCAATAAGTTTACCAGAAGATGTTAAAATATCGTTAGAATCTGCTCTTAAAGTAGAGAATGATGAATTACCCCAGCTAAATATTGAAGCTATTTTAAAAAATATTGAAGTTGCAGAAAAAAAAGCAATTCCAATGTGTCAAGATACAGGATTGCCTATAATTTTTGTAAAAATTGGGAAAGTTGAATTTGAAGATAACAATATTTATGAAACAATATACAATGGGATAATAAAAGGAGTTCAAAAAGCAACAAAAAAAACACCCCTTCGACCAAATATAGTGGATCCTATAACAAGAGAAAATAGTGGTAACAATAGTGGAACAATGATTCCTCAAATTGACATAGAATTAATAAATGAAAATTATATTGAATTTACAATACTCCCCAAAGGATTTGGATCTGAGAATAATAATGCTTTGAAAATGGCTTTACCAGGAGAAGGTATAGAAGGAGTAAAAAATTTTGTAGTCGAAACTGTTTTAAAAGCTGGCGGAAAACCATGCCCCCCAATTGTAGTTGGAGTTGGAATAGGTGGAACCTCAGACCTTGCTTTGAAAACCGCTAAAAAAGCACTTCTTGAAAAATTAGGAGATAAAAATCCAGACCCTCTACTTAATAAACTAGAAGATTCAATATTAAAAGAAATAAATAATAGTGGAATTGGTCCAATGGGATTGGGCGGTAAAACAACTGCATTAGGTGTTAAAGTCAAAAAAGTTTCTACACATACTGCAGGACTTCCTATTGGAGTATGTATTCAATGTTGGGCACATAGACACGCTACAGCAAGGTTAAAATAA